A single region of the Procambarus clarkii isolate CNS0578487 chromosome 81, FALCON_Pclarkii_2.0, whole genome shotgun sequence genome encodes:
- the LOC123772977 gene encoding uncharacterized protein isoform X1, translating into MFLILCHVKNVYQLTKCHCDRPIRNASPVMMSQSEYNCNLETHQAFVQAKSLELTQLTEQIKSVREKKQPLAQVKETLQHEINSANIAINTISEEVTHLKQKLRYHSVKQIYGNIERLEYQLRNNNFKPREEQKILDEISMLQRSVKTLREYEAKQAENKKYRGERARLIEERNNNYSKIRALYSQEDEMKKKIAGVRGDITSNKKTIEQLRQMKPALEQVWMANHQKQQAVRNKRYEEKKRLRQELTRERHEERRKLWEEYEASKEPYEEQKHLCRVLISYLQSSVGGTTPATPASSSSLLLFPDTPSQTPVTTPSTPRSTNFPSPSASTKIPITASCSKELPSGQLVSDDTSTLNQPSTSTETRNISLMLPPDTSGSYYSKPKDEEGGFIRVSKRHKAKAKRDHRLANRVKDLPHTPDVIMKFSKLSITPPKNTDEVTSAIVSLQDCLQHFHVLSLSETNQIPVEEKSEDARAVNEVKCSRPSSLCVKERNYNGSTEHNTASSLEKDKNYIGSIEHNTVSSSVASSSTTDFESSSAATFSSNFQQHTTTSTIPLIKVDSPGVSWAAAVATEQYSGSDVLSNTLQRAIGPNHVVQPKLNTMPDISSETKNAIQIQPLYNGVHHSINIIMGQNHLTRHNGNIVPDISLEMNCNDIISQGNNESFFSMPVSYPSSFVELNNNASFSYAEVAAKVKPSTPDY; encoded by the exons ATGTTCCTTATCTTGTGTCATGTTAAAAATGTGTATCAGTTGACGAAATGCCATTGTGATAGGCCTATACGCA ATGCATCTCCAGTTATGATGAGCCAATCGGAGTATAATTGTAATCTGGAAACTCATCAGGCTTTTGTGCAGGCCAAATCATTGGAGCTG ACACAACTGACGGAGCAGATAAAAAGTGTGCGCGAGAAAAAACAGCCATTAGCGCAGGTGAAGGAAACCTTGCAGCATGAAATCAACAGTGCAAATATAGCCATAAATACAATTTCAGAGGAAGTTACACACCTGAAGCAAAAG CTGCGGTATCATAGTGTAAAGCAGATTTATGGTAATATTGAGAGATTGGAGTACCAGCTGCGAAATAACAATTTCAAACCAAGGGAAGAGCAGAAAATTttggatgaaatatctatgcttcAGAGATCAGTCAAAACACTTCGGGAATATGAAGCTAAGCAG GCTGAGAACAAAAAGTATCGTGGAGAGCGAGCGAGGCTTATCGAGGAGCGCAATAATAATTACTCCAAGATCAGAGCACTGTATTCACAAGAAGATGAAATGAAGAAGAAAATAGCTGGTGTCCGAGGAGATATAACGTCAAATAAAAAGA CTATTGAACAACTTAGACAAATGAAACCTGCATTGGAACAAGTCTGGATGGCCAATCATCAAAAGCAGCAAGCTGTACGTAACAAGCGATATGAGGAGAAAAAACGTTTACGACAAGAATTGACAAGAGAGCGCCATGAAGAAAGACGAAAACTATG GGAAGAATACGAGGCAAGTAAAGAACCTTACGAAGAGCAAAAACACTTGTGCCGGGTACTTATCTCGTATTTACAGTCTTCAGTGGGTGGTACCACTCCTGCTACACCAGCATCTTCATCTAGCCTGCTCCTATTTCCTGATACCCCAAGTCAAACACCAGTTACCACACCATCTACCCCAAGGTCAACCAATTTTCCATCTCCAAGTGCTTCAACCAAAATACCAATTACTGCGTCGTGTTCAAAAGAGTTACCTAGCGGCCAACTCGTTTCCGATGATACAAGTACTCTAAACCAACCATCAACCTCTACAGAGACTAGAAATATTTCCTTAATGCTTCCACCAGATACTTCAGGCTCCTATTATTCAAAGCCAAAGGATGAGGAAGGTGGTTTCATTAGGGTTAGTAAACGGCATAAGGCAAAGGCAAAACGAGATCATAGATTGGCAAACCGTGTCAAGGACTTGCCTCACACACCTGATGTCATAATGAAGTTCAGTAAACTTTCCATAACTCCTCCAAAAAATACTGATGAAGTAACATCTGCAATTGTTTCCTTACAAGATTGCTTGCAACATTTCCATGTGTTATCTTTAAGTGAAACTAATCAGATACCAGTGGAAGAGAAATCGGAAGATGCAAGAGCAGTTAATGAAGTAAAATGTTCAAGACCTTCCAGTTTGTGTGTGAAAGAGAGAAATTACAATGGATCCACAGAGCACAACACAGCATCAAGTTTAGAGAAAGATAAAAATTACATTGGATCCATAGAGCACAATACAGTATCAAGTTCAGTTGCCTCATCTAGTACGACTGACTTTGAGAGCAGTTCTGCAGCTACTTTCTCCTCAAATTTCCAGCAGCATACAACTACCAGTACAATACCTCTCATTAAGGTAGATTCACCAGGTGTATCTTGGGCAGCTGCTGTGGCCACAGAACAATATTCTGGTAGTGATGTCCTTAGTAATACACTTCAGAGAGCAATAGGGCCAAACCATGTTGTGCAACCTAAGCTCAATACTATGCCAGATATTTCTTCAGAAACTAAAAATGCTATACAGATTCAACCTTTGTATAATGGTGTCCATCattcaataaatataataatgggGCAGAATCATTTAACACGTCATAATGGGAATATTGTGCCAGATATTTCATTAGAAATGAATTGTAATGATATT
- the LOC123772977 gene encoding uncharacterized protein isoform X2, translating into MDNTLPNPPQTPDASPVMMSQSEYNCNLETHQAFVQAKSLELTQLTEQIKSVREKKQPLAQVKETLQHEINSANIAINTISEEVTHLKQKLRYHSVKQIYGNIERLEYQLRNNNFKPREEQKILDEISMLQRSVKTLREYEAKQAENKKYRGERARLIEERNNNYSKIRALYSQEDEMKKKIAGVRGDITSNKKTIEQLRQMKPALEQVWMANHQKQQAVRNKRYEEKKRLRQELTRERHEERRKLWEEYEASKEPYEEQKHLCRVLISYLQSSVGGTTPATPASSSSLLLFPDTPSQTPVTTPSTPRSTNFPSPSASTKIPITASCSKELPSGQLVSDDTSTLNQPSTSTETRNISLMLPPDTSGSYYSKPKDEEGGFIRVSKRHKAKAKRDHRLANRVKDLPHTPDVIMKFSKLSITPPKNTDEVTSAIVSLQDCLQHFHVLSLSETNQIPVEEKSEDARAVNEVKCSRPSSLCVKERNYNGSTEHNTASSLEKDKNYIGSIEHNTVSSSVASSSTTDFESSSAATFSSNFQQHTTTSTIPLIKVDSPGVSWAAAVATEQYSGSDVLSNTLQRAIGPNHVVQPKLNTMPDISSETKNAIQIQPLYNGVHHSINIIMGQNHLTRHNGNIVPDISLEMNCNDIISQGNNESFFSMPVSYPSSFVELNNNASFSYAEVAAKVKPSTPDY; encoded by the exons ATGGATAACACCCTACCAAACCCACCTCAAACTCCTG ATGCATCTCCAGTTATGATGAGCCAATCGGAGTATAATTGTAATCTGGAAACTCATCAGGCTTTTGTGCAGGCCAAATCATTGGAGCTG ACACAACTGACGGAGCAGATAAAAAGTGTGCGCGAGAAAAAACAGCCATTAGCGCAGGTGAAGGAAACCTTGCAGCATGAAATCAACAGTGCAAATATAGCCATAAATACAATTTCAGAGGAAGTTACACACCTGAAGCAAAAG CTGCGGTATCATAGTGTAAAGCAGATTTATGGTAATATTGAGAGATTGGAGTACCAGCTGCGAAATAACAATTTCAAACCAAGGGAAGAGCAGAAAATTttggatgaaatatctatgcttcAGAGATCAGTCAAAACACTTCGGGAATATGAAGCTAAGCAG GCTGAGAACAAAAAGTATCGTGGAGAGCGAGCGAGGCTTATCGAGGAGCGCAATAATAATTACTCCAAGATCAGAGCACTGTATTCACAAGAAGATGAAATGAAGAAGAAAATAGCTGGTGTCCGAGGAGATATAACGTCAAATAAAAAGA CTATTGAACAACTTAGACAAATGAAACCTGCATTGGAACAAGTCTGGATGGCCAATCATCAAAAGCAGCAAGCTGTACGTAACAAGCGATATGAGGAGAAAAAACGTTTACGACAAGAATTGACAAGAGAGCGCCATGAAGAAAGACGAAAACTATG GGAAGAATACGAGGCAAGTAAAGAACCTTACGAAGAGCAAAAACACTTGTGCCGGGTACTTATCTCGTATTTACAGTCTTCAGTGGGTGGTACCACTCCTGCTACACCAGCATCTTCATCTAGCCTGCTCCTATTTCCTGATACCCCAAGTCAAACACCAGTTACCACACCATCTACCCCAAGGTCAACCAATTTTCCATCTCCAAGTGCTTCAACCAAAATACCAATTACTGCGTCGTGTTCAAAAGAGTTACCTAGCGGCCAACTCGTTTCCGATGATACAAGTACTCTAAACCAACCATCAACCTCTACAGAGACTAGAAATATTTCCTTAATGCTTCCACCAGATACTTCAGGCTCCTATTATTCAAAGCCAAAGGATGAGGAAGGTGGTTTCATTAGGGTTAGTAAACGGCATAAGGCAAAGGCAAAACGAGATCATAGATTGGCAAACCGTGTCAAGGACTTGCCTCACACACCTGATGTCATAATGAAGTTCAGTAAACTTTCCATAACTCCTCCAAAAAATACTGATGAAGTAACATCTGCAATTGTTTCCTTACAAGATTGCTTGCAACATTTCCATGTGTTATCTTTAAGTGAAACTAATCAGATACCAGTGGAAGAGAAATCGGAAGATGCAAGAGCAGTTAATGAAGTAAAATGTTCAAGACCTTCCAGTTTGTGTGTGAAAGAGAGAAATTACAATGGATCCACAGAGCACAACACAGCATCAAGTTTAGAGAAAGATAAAAATTACATTGGATCCATAGAGCACAATACAGTATCAAGTTCAGTTGCCTCATCTAGTACGACTGACTTTGAGAGCAGTTCTGCAGCTACTTTCTCCTCAAATTTCCAGCAGCATACAACTACCAGTACAATACCTCTCATTAAGGTAGATTCACCAGGTGTATCTTGGGCAGCTGCTGTGGCCACAGAACAATATTCTGGTAGTGATGTCCTTAGTAATACACTTCAGAGAGCAATAGGGCCAAACCATGTTGTGCAACCTAAGCTCAATACTATGCCAGATATTTCTTCAGAAACTAAAAATGCTATACAGATTCAACCTTTGTATAATGGTGTCCATCattcaataaatataataatgggGCAGAATCATTTAACACGTCATAATGGGAATATTGTGCCAGATATTTCATTAGAAATGAATTGTAATGATATT